In the Clostridia bacterium genome, one interval contains:
- the spoVS gene encoding stage V sporulation protein SpoVS produces MEVLKVSAKSSPNSVAGALAGVLRERGCAEIQAIGAGAINQAVKAVAIARGFVAPSGVDLICIPAFTDIVIDGEERTAIKFIVEPR; encoded by the coding sequence ATGGAAGTTTTGAAAGTATCAGCGAAATCAAGCCCAAATTCCGTAGCCGGTGCTCTGGCAGGTGTACTGCGAGAGAGAGGTTGTGCGGAAATCCAAGCAATTGGCGCAGGAGCGATCAACCAAGCGGTCAAAGCAGTAGCTATAGCCAGGGGATTTGTTGCACCCAGTGGAGTGGACCTGATTTGTATTCCCGCCTTCACCGACATCGTGATTGACGGCGAGGAAAGAACGGCCATTAAGTTCATTGTTGAGCCCAGATAG
- a CDS encoding TIGR00282 family metallophosphoesterase, which produces MRVLMVGDVVGKPGRQVLEQYLSKIVHDYAVDFVIANGENAAGGNGLTRPVAEELFAYGVNVITMGNHVWDKKELLDYIETEPRIIRPANYPPGTPGKGYGIFDVANGEKLTVINLLGRVYMENLDCPFRTVREIVQHTSHVTVNTIVDFHAETTSEKYAMGFWLDGQVSAVCGTHTHVQTADTRLLPNGTAYITDVGMTGPMNSVLGIAPEVIIERFVTQMPVKFHLAKGPTQFNAVVIDINSVNGLARSIESINFPIEL; this is translated from the coding sequence TTGCGGGTATTGATGGTTGGGGACGTGGTAGGAAAACCGGGTCGGCAAGTATTGGAGCAATACTTAAGTAAGATTGTTCATGATTACGCCGTTGATTTTGTCATTGCTAACGGAGAAAATGCCGCCGGCGGCAATGGGTTAACTCGTCCCGTGGCAGAAGAGCTGTTTGCCTACGGTGTGAATGTCATCACCATGGGCAATCATGTTTGGGATAAGAAAGAGCTGCTGGATTACATTGAAACGGAGCCAAGGATTATTAGGCCGGCCAATTACCCGCCGGGAACGCCGGGCAAAGGTTATGGTATTTTTGATGTAGCCAATGGAGAAAAGTTGACCGTGATCAACCTTTTGGGAAGAGTTTACATGGAGAACCTGGATTGTCCCTTCAGGACGGTCAGGGAGATCGTGCAGCACACGAGCCATGTCACGGTCAATACTATTGTGGATTTTCACGCCGAAACCACCTCGGAAAAATACGCCATGGGTTTCTGGTTAGACGGGCAAGTCAGTGCCGTTTGCGGCACCCACACCCACGTCCAAACCGCCGATACACGGCTTTTACCTAATGGTACAGCTTATATTACTGATGTAGGCATGACGGGTCCGATGAACTCAGTATTAGGCATTGCACCGGAGGTGATCATCGAAAGGTTTGTAACGCAGATGCCGGTGAAGTTTCATCTAGCCAAGGGTCCAACTCAATTTAATGCGGTGGTGATCGATATTAATTCAGTCAATGGTCTGGCCCGTTCCATTGAAAGTATTAACTTCCCAATTGAGCTTTAA
- a CDS encoding membrane dipeptidase, which yields MLDVLHGRRSLGERSQAGQADFVRLREAGVKLQFLAVFIEQPYRQAGALRRALQGIELLHREVERNAAKVRLIKSRRELTELDREECLGVLLSIEGGEALEGELYTLSILHRLGVRSLGLTWNDRNCLGDGVGVGERHRGLTELGKQVIREMNRLGMLVDLAHLAEKGFWEALEISEAPVVVTHANCRKLCPHRRNLTDEQLKALAVKGGLVGITFVPEFVDGLHPSVDKLLDHVEHAVTVMGVDHVGFGSDFDGMDQVLPGLETAMAWPRLLDRLAGRGFSDEDIHKITGDNWLRVLGQVLPAE from the coding sequence ATGTTGGACGTACTGCACGGCAGGCGTTCTCTTGGGGAGCGAAGTCAAGCAGGTCAAGCGGATTTCGTGCGCTTGAGGGAGGCAGGCGTGAAGCTGCAGTTCCTGGCTGTCTTTATCGAGCAGCCTTACCGGCAGGCAGGGGCTTTGCGGAGGGCACTGCAAGGTATCGAGCTTTTGCACCGGGAAGTGGAAAGAAACGCGGCCAAGGTGAGACTCATCAAGTCCCGGCGGGAATTGACAGAGTTGGACCGGGAAGAGTGTTTAGGTGTCCTCTTGTCCATTGAAGGGGGAGAAGCCCTGGAAGGGGAACTCTATACCTTGAGTATCCTGCATCGCCTTGGCGTAAGGAGTTTAGGGCTGACCTGGAACGACAGGAACTGTTTGGGCGATGGGGTTGGCGTGGGGGAAAGGCACCGGGGTTTAACGGAGCTGGGCAAACAAGTGATCCGGGAAATGAACCGGCTCGGTATGCTGGTGGACTTAGCGCACTTGGCAGAGAAAGGGTTTTGGGAAGCCCTTGAAATCAGTGAAGCCCCGGTAGTGGTGACCCATGCCAACTGCCGGAAGCTCTGTCCTCACCGGCGCAACTTAACCGATGAGCAGTTAAAGGCTCTGGCGGTCAAAGGCGGCCTGGTAGGGATCACCTTTGTACCGGAGTTTGTGGACGGTCTTCATCCTTCCGTAGACAAATTGCTGGATCATGTGGAGCATGCCGTTACGGTCATGGGGGTGGACCATGTGGGCTTCGGCTCTGATTTTGACGGTATGGATCAAGTGCTGCCCGGCCTGGAGACGGCAATGGCCTGGCCGCGCCTGCTGGACCGGTTGGCGGGCAGGGGGTTTTCCGACGAAGATATTCACAAAATAACCGGTGACAACTGGCTGCGGGTGCTGGGACAGGTGCTGCCGGCGGAGTAG